CTTACACACGGAAAATCACAAACTTATCCAATTCCAACCCGATATAATAAGAACCTACCAATCATAGGAACACCAATTTTATTCTGGTTTGGGTGTCAAGGGTCCAAAATCTTTACGAGGCAATAACTACAAGAGGAAAAAAAAATACAGTTGGATAGTAAATGAAGATCGAATAATAAAAACTGATGTAACATGAAAACTAAGAGAAAAGGGAGGGCTAACCGTCCAAAAAGCTCTGCCTTCGAGAAGGCCATAAGGAAGAGCTCCGAAATTCCTCGAATCCTTTGTATTATAGATGTAATCTCCTTCTACCCAAACATGCCCTTTAGGAACCTAGCTAAAAGCAACAAATTACTGAATGATAATGataattaaggttttttttaagaAACACAGTAATTCTTTGAATATGTACCACGATAGTTTCGCATCTATCACCCGATTGAGGGTCGACGACGTAGGTGATTTGATCACCTTCCAATCCGATCAACCGTTTGCAGACAATCTTCCTAGGAGCCTCGGGAGATCGAAAGATCACAACATCCCCAGGTCGAAGTTTGCCGATGCGGGTCGAAATGCGCTCCACCAACAACATACTGCCTGTTACGTTTAAGGTCGGAAGCATGCTAGGACCATAAGTCTATTCAAGTACCCAGTCATTGCCCCCATATTCAGAAGCAAAATTAAAACCCAAGAAAGAAGAAACAGAttgataaatttgtttttctGGGATAAGTCGGAAATTTTGCTTACAATAGTGACGGTGCCGAGATATTTGTTGGTAACGTAAAGCAAACAGAGGCCTCTCACTACAGCAGTAAAGCTGCTCCATTCACCCATTCTCCTCTTTTTCTCGATCGATTTTCGATTTGGGTTtatagaagaagaaagaaaatcatGGAATTGTTCAATGCCGGTAGTCGACTATtaactttcttcttcttcttcttctttttaaattcttGAATCCAACATTGCCCGTGGACCAAAAGTAATAATCCAACGCTGCCTGTGGGTTTTAGCCTACTCAAAGAATGGCCTAAAACAGTCTTAACAAAAACCCATTTTGTAAAGCTAAGATAGTATTAGCTTGAGCTTGACAGCTTTATTGCTTTTCAAATAGGTTTCTAATTAGGCTCACGTAACCGGGTTTTTCAAGAGATAAAAGTTAAAGAGGGAACGTGTTATTATTATGTAAAAGTACATCATTCCTTGCTTTGAAACGTACTGCCTAATGGTTGTCACTAGGAATTAGCTTCTTTGTCGAACATGTAGcatttggtttggttcaatttcaaaaaagaaaCTTCACAATGGGGCTATAATTTTATCAGCACTGGTAAAACAAATCAGCAAAGTTGGTAACCTCCGGATCCCTAATTCAAGAGAGAGACAACACACAATCAAAAAGACGAAAGATAGGTCAAAAATTGTTTTAAGTCATGCTTTGTGGACCTGAAGTTGAGTCCCTGACAAGTCTTCCCTGGATAAAGCTCCAGTCACTACTAGTTGGATTGGGTGAGTCTCCTATTTTCCATCACTAGTGGCTGAAAACCCATCGAATTGCAGTAAGTTGGCAAATGGGTTCGTTGACATAATGATAGTggtgttgaattttttttatttgtttttgcatCACTCGCTGAATATAGCCAGCCTGTTTCCCTAAAAGTAGGCTAACAGAAAGTCAACTCTGTTAAAGTCTAGCCCACCCTGACATTTGACATGAGGCGTGCATCATTGGAACCATAGTTGCTTGGGGGTGGCCAATTCGTAAGACCATCCCGCCtctttcatattatttttgtagGTAGATTAGACGATACTTGTATTTTAGTCAAAGATGAAAAGACTTCCCTCCAGTTTCGACATGATTCAGCTTTACTTCTAGTCTTTCcgtaaacaaaatataaaaaagagtTAACCAATTGAATCATGAAGACGCATAACAAGCTGGAACTGATGATGAGGGAAAATCCAACTTAACAAAAGTTGATAAAAGAAGTGGGTCCGTCCAACAGGCACATAACTTGGTAGGAGTTCGAAAACTGATAAAAAAGGTCGTGCTGGTGCGCCACTAACTGCACTACCTACTGGCTCAAATACAGCGATTGCGGGGGAAAGGTGCACAAAAGAAAAGCACCATGCATGCATGACAATGAGCTCTCATGTCTCTAAATATCAGCACATAAAAGGGCATATTATGTATAAAGGTATTAAGACTGACAGGTTTATGCACCTCATGCTCAAATACTGATAAACAAAATATACACAAACAGGATCGGGCACCACATAAAATGTATTAACAGACAACAGCACGTCTCTGGACTTGCAACAAATTATTTCTCAAATATAGTGTACCGTGGGGTAAAAAGAAACCACGAGAATATTAAAAAGAGATGCAAAGAAACGACATCAAACAAAGACAAAAGTCCGAGTAAAGTGGTACTCAAAAGGTTTAACAagcatttataatatttatgcaACAACGGGGAATAAACAAAAAGCAAGTAGAATAAGAAACCAGGCAGCGAAGTAACTAATACTGAATATCTTTTAAGTACATTTCATTAACATTCAAAGCAGCTACTAGTGCCATAAAGATAATGGCAACTACAAACTTAGTAGTCATATTACAGAGCCAAACTCCACCCAACCTCTCTCCCTTTCCAAGGGACATGATATATGATCTTCAGAAGTTTAAGCAACACATGCACTGGCACCATTAATACATATGCATAACTGGAAACTAAAACACACATGAATTCTAAATGCCTGTCTTCTTTATCTCTGGAACCCAAACCATCAGAGAGACGGCGAAGGATGGGTATGCAATACAGGATAAACTTGAATTCCATTAGATGAGGAAACCATTACCAGAATATGAGTTTAATCTCCATTCTTGAAATTCTCAACTCCAAGCTTCTTTACTTCAACCTTGAGAGACTTGAGGTACCGAACAGCTTCATCGAGAACGGCTACAGTACCCATCTGATCAGCACCTGGTACAATTCCCCTTAGAACCTTaaccattttcttcattttcagcCGCTTTTTGGGGTCAGTACCAAAACCGCTACCAGAGGATTTCAGAGTAGAAGAACATGAGCTGTTTTTTCTTGGTTTTGAGCCATAGGCAGAGTGAGAATCAGAGTCACTTTCATAATTACCAGAAGTCCGTGCTGTGCTAACTTCTTCCTCATCATAATCTTCTTGTTCCTCCTCTTCTGAGCTGAGTAGTGCATCAATATCATCTGAATCCTCTTTCAGAGAGGATGAGGTATCTTTTTCCGCATCATTAACATCTTTAATGTCATACTTTCCATCAAGGTAAGTTGCAAAAACATTTAATCCATGACCATTAAATTTGTTTGCAACAGCAGGATTGAACATTATCTGGTTTCTATGATCATTCTGATTGAAGATAACGAAATTTTTGGGACAAACCTCTGAGGGTTGAAACTCAATGCCATGGAGGGGTGGCAATGGCTTAGCACATGGAGGAAAAACTGTACCAAAAGCAGAAGGAACCGGCATGTGAATGTAATTATCATCCACGTGATCTGCAAGTCTGGGCACTGCTTTTGGGGAGTAAAACTGTTGATCACTCTGCATCGAAATTTCTACTTAATCAAGAGGTTCACAACAAAAGATTGCTTCTTGGCTTTGAACGTGAAGTTATTCAGCTTTTAAGTTGGAAGAAGATTTATAACTAAATTACGGTGAGACAAAAATCTAAACTACTGGATCGCCATTACAATATGTCAAAGCTACCTATCCCAAATTTGCCATCAACACAATCAGATGTTCCATTCTATCACAGCCTCACACATAACACAACCGAACGGCACTCTCCCAGATCCCAATTTCCAAGAGTTCTGTAATACCAGACTACGTAACAGGCTTAAGCAACTGACGGAAATACTCTGCCTGCAATAGCATATAAAAAAGTCAATATAACCATAAAACTTGCACGAGTAATATGTGCAGCAAAAACAAAAAGATACTTTGTCGATCATATTTATAAGAACAGAAACTTTAGTCCTGCTTAGTATTTTGGAGTCACTTGACAATTTCTATTTCATTAAGCCTGCTAAAAATGGCCAAAAGTCTATGTACTGTACATGTCCAGATCTGTTGACAAAGGGAAATCCACAACAACACGGATATACAAATGATAAACATCTTTCATTACTCAAATTTGAATATAACTTCTTTCTCTACAGCCATAACAATTGCATGTATGCCCACATAAATGTGCTTTGTGTTCGTGGTTGTTGTAGTTCATTTGCTTGTGTGCATTAATAAGACAGATTTTTCCAATCAGTTATTTGACAAACTAGAGATCAAGAGGCCTACTCAACCTAATCCAGACATACTACAGCAACATTAGTGATGGGACAATATATGACATGGCACATAGATTTATCTAAGACAGCCTTTCATGCATTTCCAAGGAcacaaacatataaaatataacagGATGGAACATCAACATGAAATTTGAAACAAGAAAACATATTTACCTGACAAACTTGAACTAGCTTATAGTATGCAATAACACCAACGCTCATTTTAATTTTCCCAACTTCCTTAATTGCTCGATATCTCTTTATGGTTACCGAAATGTACATTCTCACACCTCCAACCCAAAATTTTCCAATTGCGAACGAAAGTTGAAGGAACCCTATCCCCTTTCAAATTCAATCGAAATTCACCTACAACAGTAGAATAACAACAGATAGATACATGATGCACATTACAATGtaaattctttttttattctGGAAATTATAAGGCAGGCAAAAGATCATGAACAGAACTTTTCAGATTAAGAGAACTCACCAGAAACAAATAAAATTACAGTATGACAAGAAAGAAAACAACTAAGCGCACGCAGTTGACGAAAGACCACGGCATTTTGTTAGACTTTGATTCAACCCCGAAGTGATTATTGAAGAACAAATCCAAGTCTTTTGCCTGCCAAAAAAAGATAAAGGAAGTAGGAGTTAAAATCAAACACAGTTACACAAGCACTTACATTAAGAAACCAGGGGATCTGCAGTAAAAGAGGAATGAAGTAAACAAAAGGATCAATGATAATTCAAGCTCAGTGGAACTAAAACTCAAAACggaaaattaaaatcaaagaaagTAGTTCTATTTGGTAGCAGATATAGATCTAGGAGAAATTTAGAAAACGAAAGCACTGAAGATTTAATATAGAAAAACTCActttccattaaaaaaaatcacaaattcctcAGTGGAACTATATGCACGAATTGCAGATAAATTAGAGGGGGAAAACACAGAGACTAACAAAAATACTaccattaaaatatatatgataccTATTTTTTAAGGGGGAAACGTAAATAATCTAGATaacgaaaaggaaaaaaaatgaaaaaacttacaataaaaaaaaacacagagAAACAAAAAAAGTGAATCGAAGGACAGGAAGCAGCCAAACAAGAGAGGAAGGTAATAGGGAAAACTGGTCTGAAAAAGCCCCTGGATTTGCGCTGAAGAAAGCTGCAGAGTTTTAATTAAGGGAGTGAAGATAGTGAAATTCTGGGTAAGAGCAattaattttcattatattttttatatagggATTTTGATATTGAGATGTGTGCAGTTCGGAGTCAAACGCGGTAGGATTTGAGCCGTCGGATTTGGGGCATTTCCGTGTAATGCGGAAGGGAAAGTGACCGTTGGATGCACGCGTGACAGAGAGGAACCAGTGGGGCTCACGAGGTTTGACGATTTATGCGTTATCGTGGAATCGACTCTTCTTCTCATTTGCTTTTTGTTTTTCGTTTTTTTCTCAATAATCCTTTGTAGATTACTTGTATTATTATTTTGTCTAATCAAGTCTTAAGAACAAACTTTAGGGTGGGAGTGGGGCGGGGGTAAACGTCTTCTAAACTTCTAATCACTTTACTAGTAAtctatctaatttttttattattaaactatttttacaattaattaattGTGTGATTGAATTTGGTGTTATTAATTGTGTGGACACTTCTTCAATTACAATGAAATCAATACATTTTTTAAATCGAGTCAGCGGTAATTAggtattttcttcttttttttaatttttaaaatgtttgaaataATCTTCCACctaaaaattcaacatttataaATGTGTAATTAAGTTCGCcttacaaaataaaagaaaattactaaaataattttacttatttcaatttataatgaattctttttcttatctataaaaatcaataaaaatttatagaaattaatATTTGAACTTATATCAAccatattcataatttttttttcgcttcaacaaaaaatttattttaatattttattacacaaATTATTTCACTCACATtgtttgtttatttcattttatgaACTTTCGATGATTCTAGATGTTCTGTTAATAGCTTTCTACAAGTAAGCTCGATATCAACCCAATAAATTTGACAATTGAAGtgcatttaatattattaatctgatgtatttatttatttaaattttattttactcacaatttaaacaattttcttattttaattcaatACATATTGTATATGTGCTATTACTAATTTCAAACTttgcatttcattatttattatatgttatttttaaatgctcgtttatgttttaaatacgtAATTTCTACATGTATACAAGcgtaataaaatttttagttttaattaaattactaaaaaatacttatcatttaattattttaaacaaatttttatgtgtaaaatatttattttttcaccGCCATATTTTCTAGtgttgattaaatttattataaatctatattaatataaaactctttaactgaatttgatattataagtCAAGTTAGATTAATTcgataagtaaataattaatcctaaaaataatataaattcataaaatgtaaataaaaaccctaatttaaacttttaaaatttcagGTTAAAAAACTTCTCAATCTCTCATAAAGTACACACTTAACTTTAAACTATATTATGGCATAGTTAGGATGGGGTATAATTTTTGACATAACAAATCtatttataaagaaaattaatgcaaataaataaataaggatttagttaaaataataaaattgaaatgatataaaaccatatttttttaggtcaaaattccataattttttatttccctAGATTGTATGGAAAAATATAAAACTACAAACACCAATATACCATCATACTAATATTTCTTACTTTGTAAATGAAtgattttttggtaattttccaactAAATTGAGGCTCGATTGATAGGTTATAGCTAAGATGTCAAAATCAACCCAATCGATGAAATCAATAGTTCGTCTGGTTCAACTAGTGGCATAAAATTAGATGTAGACCCAACAGTTTgtgaatcaattaaaaaaaactaacacAATAAATATAACGGTtgaatagtttattttttaaaaataatttgtcttatttttatgtttttcttttaattcttttgcTTAATCATTGTTGAACCAACGATCGAATCGATCAAAACCAATTGATTCGAGAATCAATGGTCTAGGATCTATTTGATCACCTGTTTGTTTTTTATAACATCGGTGACACCAACTCAAGCAAACAATTTaccatttatttaaaataaaaatataatcaatCAATCAAACAAGCTATATTGTTGtttaatttttactatatttaagttattgatgGAAACCAACTCAGTTGAAAAGGGACTAAATGTCTCATCGTTTAACCAAATATTTACTATAAGGTCCCTTTGGATAAGCGTCTACCTCcagtgcggtgcgtttagttttCCTTTTATCTCACATTATAGTATCTAATCTCGCTGCCACTGCTGTTTGTACACTAACCGcaagtaaacgcaccgcccattcAAAGGTgaaacataaatataattaaaaaatgactaaaaaattaatcatatttttttacaaaatcaattatattctaataaaaatattttcctctttctattttttttatataaattcaataaaaattggcgcataataaaattagaacttaaaataataacatttaaatatttgattttatctttttcaacctatacattatttaatatttaaaaagtatattaaTCCATCCATGTGTTGTAATCCAGCTTTTAGTACCTAATCCTTTCCATCGCGTAAAAAATGTGCACAGACAGAagcatataaaataaatttacaaaaaccaAATGAGGTACTCTCtctttaaatatataaaacttacaaTTGTGATGAAATCTCCTTCTTTTACATAGAAATAGAATCTTATTTTCGTGGTCCCATTATTCTCCTCATCCAATTCATTTGTTGGAGGAAAAGACTAAAGAGTTTTTAGGTCTCTCAAAGTTCGAACATCCGCTCATTCCTACTAAAATCAAGATGTTAATTAAGGACGAGATTCCTCACAACAtcactttgattttcttttaatcacatattctaaaaaattaaattaaacgaCCTTGTCAACATAAAAGGATTGTTTTTAAGCAAAACTATATTATCAAGTACATAAACTATCATTGTAATTTAACCTCcaataaaatttgattatttttaaaataaaatattattttcacgtATATTGTGATTAATGCATGCgtataaacaaaatcaaaatattagagATACATGATTTACAATAAAGAAAAGAGCAATTTCACGTGAAGGTATTGTGGGCAACAAACATTCATGTTTGATGGCTTTGGGCAAATATTTCCATCAAATTCCTTTTCTTTCCAAACTCGTGTTCGTAATTTGATTACCCAGGGAGCAAATTTAAATTCCAACTAGAACAGCTCAACAATCTCTGGGAAAATTACGTCCCTTTCCAAACATCTGAAAATTCCTAAAGCTCTCATGTCGCCCTCTCACCACTCTGCAAAATCTTTCCTCTTCCCCCCCATTGGAACTTCTTTGTTGAAGTTTCAGGTATGAAATGTGGAGTCGAAGCTCTAATATCTCGGCTATCATTTACTTTGATTACGAGTTGTGGTGCCATTGTTTCTTCGACTTTGTGATGATTTCAAAGTTGTAATTGAATTCAATCTCAAATTTCAGGGTTCGTGGTGATTTCATATTCTTCACtggattttaatttgtttaaagattGAGGTAAGTTTTCATGAGATTATTTTCAATCAATATTAAAGATTTTTAGCTTCGAAATGAGATTTTATCATTAATAACCTACCTCAAGGACAACCTGCGAGCCCAATAAAAAAATTGTGTGCGCgcgtgtgtgtttttttttactCTCAGATTTTATCTTACTAAATTTTCACTGTTCTTTCTTGCGGGGTGAGGTTTCAAGACTTTATGTATAATTTTGTTTACTAGAAGTTTTCTTCTTTAGAGATTTCATGAAGCTTCCGATTTTTACTTTTAGATAGAATTGTGGACGTGGGCGTTAACAATGTTATCTTTAATCTTTAGCAGGGGCATAAACAACGGGCTAATTggaaatgatataaaataaaatatacatgtatgtTTCATCCAAAAGTAGGTTGGTAGAAAATTTAAATAGTCCTTACAACATCCAcaaataagtttaattttaatataattcaagAGCTCGGGCAACTTACATGCAATGCATAAATGCATCTCTTTGTAAGAGAAGTCGGattgtattttagttttttatt
The genomic region above belongs to Gossypium hirsutum isolate 1008001.06 chromosome D05, Gossypium_hirsutum_v2.1, whole genome shotgun sequence and contains:
- the LOC107905870 gene encoding mitochondrial inner membrane protease subunit 1 isoform X1, encoding MGEWSSFTAVVRGLCLLYVTNKYLGTVTITYGPSMLPTLNVTGSMLLVERISTRIGKLRPGDVVIFRSPEAPRKIVCKRLIGLEGDQITYVVDPQSGDRCETIVVPKGHVWVEGDYIYNTKDSRNFGALPYGLLEGRAFWTLLPRKDFGPLTPKPE
- the LOC107905870 gene encoding mitochondrial inner membrane protease subunit 1 isoform X2 — its product is MEQLYCCSERPLFALRYQQISRHRHYCSMLLVERISTRIGKLRPGDVVIFRSPEAPRKIVCKRLIGLEGDQITYVVDPQSGDRCETIVVPKGHVWVEGDYIYNTKDSRNFGALPYGLLEGRAFWTLLPRKDFGPLTPKPE
- the LOC107905869 gene encoding transcription factor bHLH144 isoform X1, giving the protein MQSDQQFYSPKAVPRLADHVDDNYIHMPVPSAFGTVFPPCAKPLPPLHGIEFQPSEVCPKNFVIFNQNDHRNQIMFNPAVANKFNGHGLNVFATYLDGKYDIKDVNDAEKDTSSSLKEDSDDIDALLSSEEEEQEDYDEEEVSTARTSGNYESDSDSHSAYGSKPRKNSSCSSTLKSSGSGFGTDPKKRLKMKKMVKVLRGIVPGADQMGTVAVLDEAVRYLKSLKVEVKKLGVENFKNGD
- the LOC107905869 gene encoding transcription factor bHLH144 isoform X2, whose protein sequence is MPVPSAFGTVFPPCAKPLPPLHGIEFQPSEVCPKNFVIFNQNDHRNQIMFNPAVANKFNGHGLNVFATYLDGKYDIKDVNDAEKDTSSSLKEDSDDIDALLSSEEEEQEDYDEEEVSTARTSGNYESDSDSHSAYGSKPRKNSSCSSTLKSSGSGFGTDPKKRLKMKKMVKVLRGIVPGADQMGTVAVLDEAVRYLKSLKVEVKKLGVENFKNGD